The genome window GATCAATTTGTAATCCCATTATTGAGAAGGCTAGGAGATTGGAAGAAGTTTTATTTGTCCGAGCGGGTAGTTTGACTCTTTTAGAAAGCATGATTCTAACTTATGTGGCCAATTGTTTGGGGGAAAGGAAATTACCCACTTTTAATCAAGCTTTATTGGGTAAATGGCTTTGGCAATTTGGAGAAGAAGACATGCATGGTCCACAAATGGGGTTAGGAGTACCCATGTTTGTAGTTTATGGAGGAGAATTAGGGCAGGTTGGGAAAGATTTATGGATCATGTGCAATCCAAGGTATGGGATGGCTACTAGGTGAGGTTTGGTGTGTTAAGTAAAGTGGGAATCAATCTTTGAAGGATTGTACCCAATTAGGCCTTGATTGGCTCTTACCTAATTTATCAAAGTGAAGGGCCTACGTGTCAGATTATCAAAGATTTCCATGATTGAGAGTTGGAGTCAATTGATTGTTATTTGACATGTTGTACTTTAGTATTCCATTGAGAGAGGGCCTTGATCATTTGAGTTGAAGGTTGAATAGCAATGTTAGGTTTGATGTGCGTTTCTATTTGAGCAGCCTTGGCTGAGGCTAGTACTACACTTTTCACTTGAAAGAGAATTTGGTGTGCTAAGGCTCCAATACTTTTAAGGCAGGGTcctttgttttaattgattttgaagatGGCTGTTTCAGTCTTTTAAATTTGTTCCATCTAAGCAAGAAGCATGTGCTTGTCATGTGCAATAAGATTCCGTCAAACATAACAGCAAAAGTAACACCGGGGTGCAAAGCATGATAAGTttgatagtttagggtgcaataTGTGCATTCGGATAGTTTAGGGTGTAAAGTGTAATCTAGTGCATAGTTTAGggtgataaagtgtaatttccccctttaattaattaattgtcataTTGCCATAGTGTTGTGTCCTAAATTTTTGAGAATTTCCACGTCATCATGTCCATGTCCATGTCCATGCTTGTTAGAGTTACCACATGCCCTTGTGGACATTTTGGAGAGAGGAATCATTGCACTTTTGAAGATGAAGCATCTCTGCTGAAATCGAAGCCATTATTTACGAGATAATTGTTTGACTAGTCCTGGGATTTGGGTCCTACTGATACTTATTTTACTGTAGTTTCATTGACTCTCTCTTTTCGACTGTTATTCTTCTTTAATTCTAGGCTATCTTAGACTAATAGTCACGCATCTAGTGCACATGAGGTTTtggtttaataaaattttatcacaCACAAAAAGAAGCCCTCCCCATAAGCCAACATTTTCTATAACCTATATTTTCTAAGAACAcctcatgcatttttttttaatcacttgaAGGGCGTAAGGCCAGAATGTGCGTGCATTGTTGCCTGTATGTGTGTGTGCATTATTCTGTCACTTAGAACTCATATGATTTGCATTATCATAGGATGAGAGACTAACTGAAATGGAAGACATGGGTATGATACAGCTCTATGGTATATGTGATTTTACTGTAGGCATGGTAAATCTTTTCCTCTGTACTTGTTCATAGTGTAAGGGGCCCTACCATCTGAAATTTGCAGAAGTGGTTTGTTTGGTGTACATAATCTCTAATTTATTCATCGATaatttgatttgtgatttgggCTAATGAACTTCAACTTAAATGACAAATTGTCCCTTGTAAGAGGGTGAGAAGGTAGGTTCAAGAACTACCAAGTGCACATGTAAACttaacaatcttttttttttaggggggggggggggggggtgtgtgggggggtggtggtggaggatgaTTCACAATGTCCCTTCAGTGATTTTGGTAGTGATTTATATGActaacttttttattacaatCACAATATAAAATGATACTGTTGCATTGCTCTGAAGGTCTGAATTATTTACTTTAATCGTTTGATGTCAATAGGCAATACAtatatgaaccaaaaaaaaaagcttctttttccccccttttccAATTCTTGGTTCTAATGTTATCCTCTTAGTTCTGAAATTATACCTCTATCGTTTGATGCCATAGGTACCGTGCAATAACTAGTGCATACTACCGAGGAGCTGTGGGTGCATTGCTTGTCTACGACGTCACCCGCCACATCACGTTTGAGAACGTTGAGAGATGGTTGAAGGAGCTACGGGATCACACAGACTCCAATATCGTGATAATGCTTGTGGGTAACAAGGCAGACCTACGTCACTTGCGTGCTGTATCCACTGAGGATGCTACAGCCTTTGCTGAAAGAGAGAACACCTTCTTTATGGAGACATCTGCCCTTGAGTCTATGAATGTTGAGAATGCATTCACTGAAGTGCTAACCCAAATATATCGAGTGGTCAGCCGGAAAGCACTTGATATTGGAGATGATCCTGCAGTCTTGCCTATAGGACAAACCATAAATGTTGGAACCAAAGATGATGTTTCAGCTGTTAAGAAAGTTGGTTGCTGCTCTGCATAAATCATAAAGAGTTATATCAAGGAGGCTAAATCTTTTCTCTTCGAATTTCACTGCCCTTGAAATCTGAGGATTTCCACCTGCAACTACCGGATATTCTCACTACCATCTAATTGTTATGGTGGTGCTTAAGCTTGAGGCGGGCTCAACATTTGCAGTCCAAAGAAATGCCACATATTATATTTCTTGTGGTATATTGTTTCAATTCTATTTCTTAGCTGCTgtagttttttgttttacttagTTGCTTTAGATTATAGAAAGAGTTTTTTGGATTCAATTTAATCTTGTATCTGATGAAAGATTAGTTCTTCAATGTTTGGATGATgtgaaatagttttttttttttttttttttgctgaactATGTGATATAGTTTCTTGCACGTGTACCAATCCCCCTCCCCACCCCCTAGAAGGCCAgaacccacaaaaaaataaaaaaaataaataaaggataaATGAAACTAGTGAATTCCACTAGATATTTTCAACCATGGATAATGAAGATGGTGTGCTGCTTTTGTCGAGTGCATGTGTTTAAGATAATGAACAAAACTAAAAGAGAGAATATATGGTCCACGTTATAGAAAAAGACAGCCGACGGAGTGGTTCCACAAACACCTATTAATGAGTCAGCTGCGATCTATGGTCCACGTTTAAGGGCAACAAACTGAAGGGTCTTTTTCTAGATCCTCAACTTGGCTTTTTTGTACTACGTGGGTCCCCAAAAAGTTCATAGATAACTTTCGTGTCAAGTGCTCCTTTGTATATTTTGTCCATACGCGATTAGCCTAGTCGGCAGACGCAATCAGTGAGACCTTCCTACTAAAAGTGCATATTCATGTGGTTATCAAATTTATcactttttctttatcaaaaaaaaaaaaaaaaaaaaatttatcactaTTTTAGATTTCTATTCAAATCTAAATAAAGTAGAAATTAAGGGTCCATTTTGGTAGCTTATTTTGAGtaattttttgagtattttaaacacatttatacactttttcacatacttttttcACAAGTATATtaaaaacacttaaacaacattAATCAAACTCTTCTACCAAACACCGCTTAAATGAAATCGTAACAATATGTACGATCGATGCATACTTTCTTTCCTCGGAATTGTAATTCAATTGGTGAAAGCACCACACCAGCACACCTTGGAAACTATGagttgaaaattcaaaatcatcatATACCAATAATAACCATTAGGAATTTAGCCATAAAAATTCAATCGATATTCAAACTTTCAGAGATatctcaaaacatgaaaaagctCTTATTATATTGAAAATTAATATCCGGAAGGAAAgaacatgagaaaaaaaaaattattaatataacatTAACAACCAGTCAAACTCAAAACTATATAAAGCATATATCAATAAATTGCATAATAGTTAAAACATCATTGCTTATCACAAAACAAACCATATAGAGATAAAATGGTGTTCTGCAGCCATCTATCGTGGTCATCGTCATCTTCATAACATTCTACCTATAATAATGATATATACTTACCTTTGTTACTCGCTAATCCCTTATCATATATAGTTGAATATTCTATTTCGCCGAAAGATCACTTCCACTCAAAAACTTTTCCTTGCACAGCTAGCTTACAAGAGATTCCTAAGCaatgtaataatttatatattattttcataaaactGGGTAtacaaaagttgaaaaaaataattatataataaatctGAATACTTTTCCCTGCAGTGCTTTACAATAGATTCCCAAGCAATGTGTGAACTTGACACTCTTTAACTGAGAAGCTTTCTCTTGGATTTCCCTGTTGAATTTCATGGACAGCATTTGAGATGTAGGGAGAGTTATGTCTTTTCCATCATCACCGACAATCGAACAATGCAAAATGTCTAGCTCCCTAAGGCTCCTCAACTTTCCATCCAAGAGCAAGTTCAAAGCTTTGTGACACAAAGTAGACTCTGAAATATCCAAAATCTTTAGCCGAGGGAACCCTTCTATGATACTTGAAACCTCCTTCTCTGTTATTTCTCCATGAACACCAAGCTCAACAATGTTTTTGCAAGAATCAGCAAGTTGTTGTAATAGTAATCCTTCATGGGAATCAAGTCTTGCTTTGAAAACCTTAAGGTTTTCCCAATATAGCAAAGATGTGTGAACAAGGCCAGCATGTAAAGCAACATCACAAGGCATAATAAGACTTGAAATCATTGGAGTTCTTTCGGCTATGTAAACCATAGCAAAGTAACTAAGCATGTACTTCCTTGGGAGATAAATAGAGACCCAACCATGGTACCGATTGATAGCAAGTCGAAGAAGATGAGTGAATCTCAGCCGTTGGATTTCATCGTCGAGCTCATCGATCAAAACGAGATCTAAGATGGAGTTGTGGAAGAGGGTGTCTAGAGTTGCAGTGAGCCATGCACAAGACACGTAAGGAGTGACAAACAGTTGGTCATGGAGGGGAAGAAACGAAAGTATATGTGATAATAAGAAAGGGTCAAAGTCACCCCATGGTGGGATGATTAATTTGctactatttttctttctcattgggaatgaaaatgaaaagaaatatagGGGAGTTTTTTTGCTTGGAAAAAATACCAAGGATTCAAGGGTTTTTATAGGTGGGGTTAAGGAGTAATTAATGTTTCTTGttgcatctatatatatatacggaATTCACAGCGGTGTCTTGTGGTAGCTAGAGACCGATTCAGGTTTGATATTGATATGAAGCTGACTTAATATTAGAGTGGGATCGTATCGATGCACAATATTATTAGCTAGGGACACATATGTATGTAATTATTTGCTGTAAAACTTATCCAACATATAAAATACGTATcggatatataataataaacacTCATTACATCATTACACTCCAGGatcaaaatattttccttaattgtttttccttttcgaAAACATAAATTGTCGTGTATACAAGGAAATTTAATGGGGTTTCACCGTTTGAGCCTTTGAACTTAGATAAGAATTAAGACATGGTATGCTAAGAGCCTATAAGAGGATTCTGTAATCTACTAGAATTATTTTTtcctgtaaaaaaaattataaatagtacGTCTAACACGttaaaaaaacaagagaaataGTACATCTTAATCAATTGGTCTTCTATATTCGAgtaataagaacaaaatttttcgGGATTTCTAATTAGAATTTAGGATTACAGCTAACCAGTTTCTTTACGTCTTCATGGGAAATATTGTGGGATTGAAAACCACTAAAATTAGTAtcaatttctatttgaaaaaaaatttacaaattgatgtgacacTAAATGTgatcagtttttattattattattattattattattattattattatacatcAAAAGTTCAGGTGAGATGATTTGAGACACtccatttgttttgaagtaaaatagtttttgcaaaatattttcttattttcatgtgtttgtttACAAGTAAAATATAGtcaaacttgtaaaatattttctgttgattgtaaaatcatttataaaatattgaaaaatgttttacttttgaaaatttggtaaaatattttccaaaaacgcATAGTGGCTTCCATTCCCCCATCTAGTCGCTAGGTCACTGGTCAGGTGGCCGAAGATACTGCTTCGACGATCGGTGCTAGAGGTCAGAGACTCCACTCCAGTTAGGGATGTAGCCAACCCGCCAAAACCAACCCAAACCGTCGAGTTGGGTCAGTTTTTAGgggttggtgggttgggttgggttgtgaaatt of Quercus lobata isolate SW786 chromosome 8, ValleyOak3.0 Primary Assembly, whole genome shotgun sequence contains these proteins:
- the LOC115956089 gene encoding ras-related protein RABA1f, translating into MAAYRAEDDYDYLFKVVLIGDSGVGKSNLLSRFTKNEFSLESKSTIGVEFATRSIRVDDKIVKAQIWDTAGQERYRAITSAYYRGAVGALLVYDVTRHITFENVERWLKELRDHTDSNIVIMLVGNKADLRHLRAVSTEDATAFAERENTFFMETSALESMNVENAFTEVLTQIYRVVSRKALDIGDDPAVLPIGQTINVGTKDDVSAVKKVGCCSA
- the LOC115957702 gene encoding uncharacterized protein LOC115957702: MRKKNSSKLIIPPWGDFDPFLLSHILSFLPLHDQLFVTPYVSCAWLTATLDTLFHNSILDLVLIDELDDEIQRLRFTHLLRLAINRYHGWVSIYLPRKYMLSYFAMVYIAERTPMISSLIMPCDVALHAGLVHTSLLYWENLKVFKARLDSHEGLLLQQLADSCKNIVELGVHGEITEKEVSSIIEGFPRLKILDISESTLCHKALNLLLDGKLRSLRELDILHCSIVGDDGKDITLPTSQMLSMKFNREIQEKASQLKSVKFTHCLGIYCKALQGKESLVS